The following are encoded in a window of Acidobacteriota bacterium genomic DNA:
- a CDS encoding MFS transporter, translating into MPHTSGYRWAQWGDLNAFFGLMLDNVTNLVILTGILVGVYGYPAESVYRLMIPGTALGVLVGDAVYTWLAFRLARKTGRSDITAMPLGLDTPSTVGIAAAVLGPVYLETRDAVTAWQVGMAALMIIGILKLALSFLGGWVRRHAAQAGLLGSLAGIGVTLLAFFPMLKIFSAPVAGIASLGIILYAIVARRRLPFGIPGAFLAVAVGCLLYYLMGGLGVLGARAAAPVLELHPALPLPTLGFLDGLDRALAYLPIAFPFALITIIGGINNTESARVAGDPYRTRDILLTEALATMVAALFGGVAQTTPYIGHPAYKAMGGRAAYTLATGLFIGVAGALGALSFVIEAIPEAVITPILLFVGIQIVAQAFVESPRAHAPAVAFAVIPAVGYLVLTHTSSLLDKLGPALTLPDAVAADQVILRALGNGFILTAILWGGMLASLIDGRVRTGAAYALLCALFAMFGLMHSVSPAGSLYLPWRLDNPIVWHITLGYALVAAFLLAARMARRPEELEEE; encoded by the coding sequence ATGCCGCACACATCCGGATACCGCTGGGCCCAGTGGGGCGATCTCAACGCCTTCTTCGGCCTGATGCTCGACAACGTCACCAACCTCGTCATCCTCACCGGGATCCTCGTCGGGGTCTACGGCTACCCCGCCGAAAGCGTCTACCGGCTGATGATCCCCGGGACCGCCCTCGGGGTCCTGGTGGGGGACGCCGTCTACACCTGGCTCGCCTTCCGCCTGGCGCGGAAAACGGGGCGGAGCGACATCACGGCGATGCCTCTCGGCCTGGACACGCCGAGCACGGTGGGCATCGCGGCCGCCGTGCTCGGCCCCGTCTACCTCGAAACCCGGGACGCCGTGACCGCGTGGCAGGTGGGCATGGCCGCCCTCATGATCATCGGGATCCTCAAGCTGGCCCTCTCCTTCCTGGGAGGCTGGGTGCGGCGCCACGCCGCGCAGGCCGGGCTCCTGGGGTCGCTGGCCGGGATCGGCGTCACCCTCCTCGCCTTCTTCCCCATGCTCAAGATCTTCTCCGCCCCGGTGGCCGGGATCGCCTCCCTGGGGATCATCCTCTACGCCATCGTGGCCCGGCGCCGGCTCCCCTTTGGAATCCCCGGAGCCTTCCTCGCCGTGGCCGTCGGCTGCCTCCTCTACTACCTGATGGGCGGCCTGGGCGTTCTGGGCGCCCGGGCGGCGGCGCCGGTGCTCGAGCTGCACCCCGCCCTCCCCCTCCCTACGCTCGGGTTCCTCGACGGGCTCGACCGGGCGCTCGCCTACCTGCCGATCGCCTTCCCCTTCGCCCTGATCACCATCATCGGCGGGATCAACAACACCGAGAGCGCGCGGGTGGCCGGCGACCCCTACCGCACGCGCGACATCCTCCTGACCGAGGCGCTGGCGACGATGGTGGCGGCCCTGTTCGGGGGGGTGGCGCAGACCACCCCCTATATCGGCCACCCGGCCTACAAGGCGATGGGGGGCCGGGCGGCCTACACCCTGGCCACCGGGCTCTTCATCGGCGTCGCGGGGGCGCTGGGCGCCCTCTCCTTCGTCATCGAGGCGATCCCCGAGGCCGTCATCACCCCCATCCTCCTCTTTGTCGGGATCCAGATCGTCGCCCAGGCCTTCGTCGAATCCCCCCGCGCCCACGCCCCGGCCGTCGCCTTCGCCGTCATCCCCGCGGTCGGTTACCTGGTGCTGACCCACACCAGCAGCCTGCTCGACAAGCTCGGCCCGGCGCTCACGCTCCCGGACGCGGTGGCGGCCGACCAGGTCATCCTGCGCGCCCTGGGCAACGGCTTCATCCTGACGGCGATCCTGTGGGGGGGGATGCTGGCCAGCCTCATCGACGGCCGCGTCCGGACCGGGGCCGCGTACGCCCTCCTGTGCGCGTTGTTTGCGATGTTCGGGCTGATGCACTCGGTCTCCCCCGCGGGGAGCCTCTACCTTCCCTGGCGCCTGGACAACCCGATCGTCTGGCACATAACCCTGGGCTACGCGCTCGTGGCCGCCTTCCTTCTCGCCGCGCGCATGGCGCGCCGGCCCGAAGAGCTGGAAGAGGAGTGA
- a CDS encoding ATPase yields the protein MTKKMQLRETLRIQKRGRVGGPRPGKYRLHTKCPECDLVFLDGAWKRDPSAASGARGRTLCPACRQIRDGQAGGLVELDGSFAEAHREELLNRIRNVERRTRLERPLERIISLEEGAEGIRVSATTEHLVARIGKSIQRDFGGTLSLRYAPQDKFAVVHWHRDA from the coding sequence ATGACCAAAAAGATGCAGTTGCGTGAAACGCTCCGGATTCAGAAGCGCGGGCGGGTGGGCGGACCCCGGCCCGGGAAATACCGGCTCCATACGAAATGTCCGGAATGCGACCTGGTTTTTCTGGATGGCGCCTGGAAGCGGGACCCGTCGGCCGCCTCGGGCGCGCGGGGACGCACACTCTGCCCCGCCTGCAGGCAGATCCGGGACGGGCAGGCCGGGGGGCTGGTGGAACTCGACGGCTCTTTCGCCGAGGCGCATCGCGAGGAACTGCTCAACCGCATCCGCAATGTCGAGCGGCGGACCAGGCTGGAGCGGCCGCTCGAGCGGATCATCAGCCTGGAGGAGGGGGCGGAGGGGATCAGGGTGTCCGCCACCACCGAGCACCTGGTCGCCCGCATCGGCAAGTCGATCCAGCGGGACTTCGGGGGGACCCTCAGCCTCCGCTACGCCCCCCAGGACAAGTTCGCCGTCGTCCACTGGCACCGGGACGCCTGA
- a CDS encoding aspartate ammonia-lyase produces MRTRTEKDSLGERRVPEDAYYGAQTHRALENFPISGIPPSPAYVDATLQIKMAAAGVNRSLGLLDGERADAITAACREILGGRLREWFVVDVFQAGAGTSHNMNVNEVVANRAIELLGGTKGDYSLVHPNDHVNMAQSTNDVCPTAIRIAAFTESARLLEAVAGAEKLFRDKAGEFDPVVKSGRTHLQDAVPLRLGQEFGAYATSMRKHGEAIRRAAESSLELGIGGTAVGTGVNAHPRYRPLMVRQLSRQTGIDFRECDDYFEAMQSLRPFVELSGAVRALAQDLIRIANDLRLLGSGPKTGLAEIRLPERQPGSSIMPGKVNPVMAEMLDMVCFHVIGCDSTILLAAQAGQLELNVMMPVVAHDLLHAISILTNALGVFGRFCLAGIRADPERCRRYAESSMSVVTALNPHIGYAAAAEVAREYLESGDSIRDIVLRRGLIPADRIDGILELEKMTEPGIK; encoded by the coding sequence ATGAGGACAAGGACCGAGAAGGACTCCCTGGGAGAGCGCCGGGTCCCGGAAGACGCCTATTACGGCGCCCAGACCCACCGTGCGCTGGAAAACTTCCCCATCAGCGGGATCCCGCCCTCCCCCGCCTACGTCGACGCCACCCTGCAGATCAAGATGGCCGCGGCCGGGGTCAACCGCTCCCTGGGGCTGCTCGACGGGGAGCGGGCGGACGCCATCACGGCGGCCTGCCGGGAGATCCTCGGGGGCCGGCTCCGGGAGTGGTTCGTGGTGGACGTCTTCCAGGCCGGGGCCGGGACTTCGCACAACATGAACGTGAACGAGGTCGTGGCCAACCGGGCGATAGAGCTCCTCGGGGGAACGAAGGGGGACTACTCCCTGGTCCACCCCAACGACCACGTGAACATGGCGCAGTCCACCAACGACGTCTGCCCGACCGCCATCCGCATCGCCGCCTTCACCGAGAGCGCCCGCCTTCTGGAAGCGGTCGCCGGGGCGGAAAAGCTGTTCCGGGACAAGGCCGGGGAGTTCGACCCCGTCGTCAAGTCGGGCCGCACCCACCTGCAGGACGCCGTGCCCCTCAGGCTGGGGCAGGAGTTCGGCGCCTACGCCACCTCGATGCGCAAACACGGCGAGGCGATCCGGAGGGCGGCCGAAAGCAGCCTGGAACTGGGGATCGGGGGGACCGCCGTAGGCACCGGCGTCAACGCGCACCCCCGCTACCGCCCCCTGATGGTCAGGCAGCTGAGCCGGCAGACCGGGATCGATTTCCGGGAATGCGACGACTATTTCGAGGCGATGCAGTCCCTGCGCCCCTTCGTGGAGCTTTCCGGCGCGGTGCGCGCGCTCGCCCAGGATCTCATCCGCATCGCCAACGACCTCCGCCTCCTCGGCTCGGGGCCGAAAACGGGCCTGGCGGAAATCCGGCTGCCGGAACGGCAGCCCGGCTCCTCGATCATGCCCGGGAAAGTCAACCCCGTCATGGCCGAGATGCTCGACATGGTCTGCTTCCACGTCATCGGCTGCGACAGCACGATCCTGCTGGCGGCGCAGGCGGGGCAGCTGGAACTGAACGTCATGATGCCCGTCGTCGCCCACGACCTGCTCCACGCGATCTCGATCCTGACCAACGCGCTGGGCGTCTTCGGCCGTTTCTGCCTGGCCGGGATCCGGGCCGACCCCGAGCGCTGCCGGCGTTACGCCGAGTCGAGCATGAGCGTGGTGACCGCCCTCAACCCCCACATCGGCTACGCGGCCGCGGCCGAGGTCGCCCGGGAGTACCTCGAGTCGGGCGACTCCATCCGGGACATAGTCCTGCGCCGGGGCCTGATCCCGGCCGACCGGATCGACGGCATCCTCGAGCTCGAGAAGATGACCGAGCCGGGGATCAAGTAA
- a CDS encoding family 20 glycosylhydrolase has product MRGRSLILAVLLLAGTLPARAPEGTAPPAGAPAIMPWPQSLEAKPGVHRLAGNLTFSLDACRDARVAAAANRLLEMVRRRTGFPPQGTSPRQASLILRCGGDGGRVQTPGTDESYLLEISPGSILLEAPSPVGVLRGLQTLPQLIAPDGESYCLPCLRIEDRPRFRWRGLHIDVARHWEPVDVILRNLDAMAAVKMNVFHWHLSDDQGFRVESHRFPRLHEIGGEGKYYTQEEVRTVVAHARDRGIRVVPEFEMPGHATAWLAAYPELAAAPGPYRVESSWGVFDPSMDPSREEVYEHLDLFIAEMAPLFPDEYFHIGGDEVNGKQWNANPRIREFKAKSGMRGNRELQAYFTRRLEAILARHGKRMVGWDEIVHPSLPTTVTVQTWRMPPRFEDNLKLGYPGILSRGYYLDHMRPASWHYGIDPGAGLTPDAAGRILGGEACMWAEFVDEEIIESRIWPRAAAVAERLWSPAGLTDVADMYRRLDAVDVELERLGVRHRSAFPRLLGGLLPAGDPAPVARLAAILRPRGLAERQRARKYTRETPLRRLVDILPPESAEARRFDLLVDRALGAPSPADRAGIRESLERWRLGAVNARPALQSSFLLAETVPVAESAAAACALGLEALDHLEAATAPPAAWLEKASGVLERARSFPEIEIAVEPAIQKLVRAVHSRFSRQGETP; this is encoded by the coding sequence ATGAGGGGCCGAAGCCTGATTCTCGCCGTCTTGCTGCTGGCAGGGACGCTGCCGGCCCGGGCACCCGAAGGCACCGCGCCTCCTGCCGGGGCGCCCGCGATCATGCCCTGGCCGCAATCCCTGGAGGCGAAGCCCGGGGTTCACCGCCTCGCCGGAAACCTGACTTTCTCCCTGGACGCGTGCCGCGACGCCCGCGTCGCCGCGGCCGCCAACCGCCTGCTCGAAATGGTGCGGCGGAGGACGGGCTTCCCCCCGCAGGGCACGAGCCCGCGGCAGGCGTCGCTGATCCTGCGCTGCGGGGGGGACGGCGGACGCGTCCAGACGCCCGGCACCGACGAATCGTACCTCCTCGAAATCTCCCCCGGGTCGATCCTCCTCGAGGCCCCCTCCCCGGTGGGGGTCCTGCGGGGCCTCCAGACCCTCCCGCAGCTGATCGCCCCGGACGGCGAATCGTACTGCCTTCCCTGCCTCAGGATCGAGGACCGGCCGCGCTTCCGCTGGAGGGGGCTCCATATCGACGTTGCCCGGCACTGGGAGCCGGTAGACGTCATCCTGAGAAACCTGGACGCCATGGCCGCGGTGAAGATGAACGTCTTTCACTGGCACCTCTCCGACGACCAGGGATTCCGGGTGGAGTCGCACCGCTTCCCCCGCCTGCACGAAATCGGGGGGGAAGGAAAGTATTACACCCAGGAGGAGGTCCGGACGGTCGTGGCCCACGCGCGCGACCGCGGCATCCGCGTGGTCCCCGAATTCGAAATGCCGGGGCACGCCACCGCCTGGCTCGCGGCTTACCCGGAACTGGCCGCCGCCCCGGGCCCCTACCGGGTCGAGAGTTCGTGGGGCGTCTTCGACCCCTCGATGGACCCCAGCCGGGAGGAGGTCTACGAACACCTCGACCTCTTCATCGCGGAAATGGCCCCGCTCTTCCCCGACGAGTATTTCCACATCGGGGGGGACGAGGTCAACGGGAAGCAATGGAACGCGAACCCCCGCATCCGGGAGTTCAAGGCCAAAAGCGGGATGAGGGGCAACCGGGAACTGCAGGCCTACTTCACCCGGCGCCTCGAGGCGATCCTGGCCCGGCACGGCAAAAGGATGGTGGGGTGGGACGAGATCGTGCACCCCTCGCTCCCGACCACCGTGACGGTGCAGACGTGGCGCATGCCCCCCAGGTTCGAAGACAACCTGAAGCTGGGCTACCCGGGCATACTTTCCAGGGGCTATTACCTCGATCACATGCGCCCGGCATCGTGGCACTACGGGATCGACCCCGGCGCCGGGCTCACCCCGGACGCCGCCGGCCGGATCCTGGGGGGGGAAGCGTGCATGTGGGCCGAGTTCGTCGACGAGGAGATCATCGAGTCCCGGATCTGGCCGCGCGCGGCCGCCGTCGCCGAAAGGCTCTGGTCCCCCGCCGGGCTCACCGACGTCGCGGACATGTACCGCAGGCTCGACGCGGTGGACGTGGAACTCGAGCGACTCGGGGTGCGGCACCGGAGCGCCTTCCCGCGCCTGCTCGGCGGCCTCCTCCCCGCCGGAGACCCCGCCCCGGTCGCCCGCCTGGCCGCCATCCTCCGCCCCCGGGGCCTGGCCGAGCGCCAGCGGGCGCGGAAATACACCCGCGAAACCCCGCTCCGGCGCCTGGTCGACATCCTCCCGCCCGAAAGCGCCGAGGCGCGCCGGTTCGACCTCCTCGTTGACCGCGCGCTGGGGGCGCCCTCCCCGGCCGACCGTGCGGGGATACGGGAGTCGCTCGAGCGCTGGCGCCTCGGCGCCGTAAACGCCCGGCCCGCCCTGCAGAGCTCCTTTCTCCTGGCCGAAACCGTCCCCGTCGCCGAAAGCGCCGCCGCGGCCTGCGCCCTGGGGCTCGAGGCGCTCGACCACCTCGAGGCCGCCACGGCGCCGCCGGCCGCCTGGCTCGAGAAGGCCTCGGGCGTCCTCGAGCGGGCGCGCTCATTTCCCGAAATCGAAATCGCCGTCGAGCCGGCGATCCAGAAGCTGGTCCGGGCCGTCCATTCCCGTTTTTCACGACAAGGAGAGACCCCATGA
- a CDS encoding NifU family protein, producing MEQEISITGEPAVSPETCLFRVDRPVYPGGAAFFGNREAAGLSPLARRIFGIAEVESVLIAGERVTVTKSGIDPWPVIGRQIGAKIREHIRSNDPAVSEEFERRMPSEAEIRTRVEALLEKEVNPALGAHGGYVELVEVRKNSLYLKLGGGCQGCASAGMTMKLGVEKAIRAAIPEVGEVLDTTDHAAGRNPYCAS from the coding sequence GTGGAACAAGAGATATCGATCACCGGCGAACCGGCCGTCAGTCCCGAGACCTGCCTGTTCAGGGTGGACCGCCCCGTCTACCCGGGGGGCGCCGCCTTTTTCGGGAACCGGGAGGCGGCCGGGCTCTCCCCTCTTGCACGGCGGATCTTCGGGATCGCGGAGGTGGAGAGCGTCCTGATCGCCGGGGAGCGGGTCACGGTCACCAAATCGGGGATCGACCCCTGGCCCGTCATCGGCAGGCAGATCGGCGCGAAGATCCGCGAGCACATCCGCTCGAACGATCCCGCGGTCAGCGAGGAATTCGAGCGGCGGATGCCGTCCGAGGCGGAGATCCGGACCAGGGTCGAGGCGCTCCTCGAAAAGGAGGTCAACCCGGCGCTTGGGGCGCACGGCGGTTATGTGGAGCTCGTCGAGGTCCGGAAGAACTCGCTCTACCTCAAGCTGGGAGGGGGGTGCCAGGGGTGCGCGTCCGCCGGAATGACCATGAAGCTTGGGGTCGAAAAGGCGATCCGGGCCGCCATTCCCGAGGTCGGGGAGGTTCTGGACACGACCGATCACGCCGCCGGGCGCAACCCCTACTGCGCTTCCTGA
- a CDS encoding HU family DNA-binding protein produces MAGKVMTKAQLVSLIADKADITKAAANQILEIIAATAVVETKKNGQFIIPGIGKLVKSHRKARMGRNPQTGAAIKIPAKTVVKFRVAKACKDAVVPGKK; encoded by the coding sequence ATGGCTGGAAAAGTGATGACGAAGGCTCAGTTAGTTTCCCTGATAGCTGACAAGGCTGACATTACCAAGGCAGCGGCAAACCAGATTCTCGAAATCATCGCCGCCACGGCGGTGGTTGAGACCAAGAAAAACGGCCAGTTCATCATCCCTGGAATTGGCAAACTCGTGAAATCGCATCGCAAGGCGAGAATGGGACGGAATCCCCAGACCGGTGCCGCGATCAAGATCCCGGCCAAGACGGTGGTGAAGTTCAGAGTGGCCAAGGCCTGCAAGGACGCCGTCGTCCCGGGCAAAAAGTAG